A single window of Nakaseomyces glabratus chromosome G, complete sequence DNA harbors:
- the HSP104 gene encoding chaperone ATPase HSP104 (CAGL0G03883g~Ortholog(s) have ADP binding, ATP binding, ATPase activity, coupled, chaperone binding, misfolded protein binding, unfolded protein binding activity), protein MNDETQFTERALHILTVAQKLATDHQHPQLQPIHLLAAFIETPEDGSVAYLQNLIEKGRYDYDLFKKTVNKALVRVPQQHPAPAEVTPSYALGKVIQDAVKIQKQQKDSFIAQDHLLFALFNDASIKQVFKDAGVDTEAVKQQALELRGSQRIDSRGADTNTPLEYLGKYAIDMTEQARQGKLDPVIGREEEIRSTIRVLARRIKSNPCLIGEPGIGKTAIIEGVAQRIIDDDVPTILQGSKLFSLDLAALTAGAKYKGDFEERLKGVLKEVEESKTLIVLFIDEIHMLMGNGKDDAANILKPALSRGHLKVIGATTNNEYRSIVEKDGAFERRFQKIDVQEPTIRQTVAILRGLQPKYEIHHGVRILDSALVTASQLAKRYLPYRRLPDSAIDLVDISCAGVAVARDSKPEELDSKERQLQLLQVEIKALERDKDADCTTKDRLKQAKKREASLIEELEPLRQRYNEERKGHEELTKLKKKLDELENKALDAERRYDTATAADLRYFAIPDIKKKIDDLENQVAEEEQRAGANSMIQNVVDSDTISETAARLTGIPVKKLSESENEKLIHMERDLSSEVVGQMEAVKAVSNAVRLSRSGLANPRQPASFMFLGLSGSGKTELAKKIAGFLFNDENMMIRVDCSELSEKYSVSKLLGTTAGYVGYEEGGFLTNQLQYKPYSVLLFDEIEKAHPDVLTILLQMLDDGRITSGQGKTIDCSNCIVIMTSNLGAQYINLQKGSKIMDETKTLVMEAVKQHFRPEFLNRISSIVVFNKLSRKAIHKIVDIRLKEIEDRFEMNDKHYKLELTPEAKDFLAKYGYSEDMGARPLNRLIQTEILNKMALRILKGEIQDKETVKVVLKVGKERGSASTEDEEESLDVLPNHEATIAIDNDTMDIDDDDDDDAVDVD, encoded by the coding sequence ATGAACGACGAAACACAGTTCACAGAGAGGGCACTGCATATCCTTACAGTTGCCCAGAAGCTAGCCACTGACCACCAGCATCCTCAGTTGCAACCTATCCATTTGCTTGCTGCTTTTATTGAGACTCCTGAGGATGGGTCCGTGGCGTACTTACAAAACTTGATCGAGAAAGGTCGCTACGACTACGATTTGTTCAAGAAGACAGTGAACAAAGCATTGGTGCGTGTGCCTCAGCAGCATCCTGCACCAGCGGAAGTCACACCAAGCTATGCCTTGGGTAAAGTGATCCAGGACGCGGTAAAGATACAGAAGCAACAAAAGGACTCTTTTATCGCCCAGGATCATCTGCTATTCGCTTTGTTCAATGACGCTAGTATAAAACAGGTGTTCAAGGATGCCGGTGTCGATACTGAGGCTGTTAAACAACAGGCCTTGGAATTGAGAGGTAGCCAAAGGATAGACTCCAGAGGTGCCGACACTAATACACCCTTGGAATACCTAGGTAAATATGCTATCGATATGACAGAACAAGCCAGGCAAGGTAAGCTGGACCCTGTCATCGgtagagaagaagaaatcagaAGTACCATCAGAGTCTTGGCTAGAAGAATAAAGTCTAACCCATGTCTGATCGGTGAACCTGGTATCGGTAAAACCGCCATCATCGAAGGTGTCGCTCAAAGAATCATCGACGATGATGTTCCAACCATTCTACAAGGTTCAAAGCTGTTCAGTCTGGATCTGGCTGCTCTAACGGCTGGTGCAAAGTACAAAGGTGACTTTGAAGAGAGATTAAAGGGTGTGTTGAAGGAAGTCGAGGAATCAAAGACTTTGATTGTCTTGttcattgatgaaattcaCATGCTTATGGGAAATGGTAAGGATGATGCTGCCAACATCTTGAAGCCAGCCTTATCCAGAGGACATTTGAAGGTGATTGGTGCTACAACCAACAATGAATATAGATCTATTGTCGAAAAAGATGGTGCTTTCGAGAGAAGATTTCAAAAGATCGACGTCCAGGAGCCAACAATTAGACAAACTGTCGCTATTTTGAGAGGTCTACAACCAAAGTACGAAATTCACCACGGTGTCAGAATTTTAGATAGTGCTTTGGTTACTGCTTCTCAGTTGGCTAAGCGTTACTTACCCTACAGAAGATTGCCAGATTCAGCAATTGATCTGGTAGATATTTCATGTGCGGGTGTCGCTGTGGCAAGAGACTCAAAGCCAGAAGAACTTGACTCTAAGGAACGTCAACTGCAATTGCTACAAGTTGAAATAAAAGCTCTAGAAAGAGACAAGGATGCTGACTGCACCACTAAGGACAGATTGAAGCAGGCTAAGAAGAGAGAGGCATCTTTGATCGAAGAATTAGAACCATTGAGACAACGTTACAACGAAGAAAGAAAGGGCCATGAAGAGCTAAccaaattgaagaagaagttagaTGAATTGGAAAATAAGGCTCTTGATGCCGAGCGTAGATATGATACTGCTACTGCCGCTGATTTGAGATACTTTGCTATCCCAgatatcaagaagaagattgaCGACTTAGAAAACCAAGTTGCCGAAGAGGAACAGCGTGCGGGTGCTAATTCAATGATTCAAAACGTTGTGGACTCGGACACTATATCTGAGACAGCCGCAAGACTGACTGGTATTCCTGTGAAGAAACTATCAGAATCTGAGAATGAGAAGCTAATCCATATGGAACGTGATCTCTCCTCAGAAGTTGTTGGTCAGATGGAGGCTGTTAAGGCTGTGTCCAACGCTGTAAGACTTTCCAGATCTGGCTTAGCCAATCCTAGACAACCGGCATCATTTATGTTCCTTGGTTTGTCCGGTTCTGGTAAGACAGAACTGGCCAAGAAGATTGCCGGATTCTTATTCAATGATGAAAACATGATGATTAGGGTTGATTGTTCGGAATTGAGTGAAAAGTACTCTGTATCCAAGTTATTAGGTACAACTGCAGGTTACGTTGGTTACGAAGAGGGTGGTTTCTTAACTAATCAACTACAATACAAGCCATACTCAGTTTTGCTATTTGATGAGATAGAAAAAGCACACCCTGATGTTTTGACTATTTTGTTGCAAATGCTAGATGACGGTAGAATTACTTCTGGCCAGGGTAAGACGATTGATTGTTCCAACTGTATTGTCATTATGACTTCCAACCTTGGTGCCCAATATATTAACTTACAGAAAGGTTCCAAGATTATGGATGAAACCAAGACTTTGGTAATGGAAGCTGTTAAGCAGCACTTCAGACCAGAGTTTTTGAACAGAATCTCCTCAATTGTTGTATTCAATAAACTATCAAGAAAGGCAATCCACAAGATTGTAGATATTAgattgaaagaaattgaagacaGATTCGAGATGAATGATAAGCACTACAAGTTAGAACTAACTCCAGAAGCCAAGGATTTCCTAGCAAAGTACGGTTATTCTGAAGACATGGGTGCCCGTCCATTAAACAGACTAATTCAAACTGAAATCTTGAATAAGATGGCTTTAAGGATCTTAAAGGGAGAAATTCAAGATAAGGAAACTGTTAAAGTTGTCTTAAAGGTTGGCAAGGAACGTGGGTCTGCTAGTACtgaagatgaggaagaaaGTCTTGATGTCCTACCAAACCACGAGGCAACCATTGCAATTGATAACGACACTATGGATAttgacgatgatgatgacgatgatgcTGTTGATGTTGATTAA
- the ISA1 gene encoding Fe-binding Fe/S cluster assembly protein ISA1 (CAGL0G03905g~Ortholog(s) have 2 iron, 2 sulfur cluster binding, iron ion binding, iron-sulfur transferase activity and role in biotin biosynthetic process, iron-sulfur cluster assembly, protein maturation by iron-sulfur cluster transfer), with protein MSIRSIYNGRLPVLLRSARYLHGSRAVLGPAVSNERPTNTVAFKFSFNKPRKETSPVSAKWSSHRMPSKEVLQEQAQVIKAKEEEKKVATEKFIKENMIELKEPEAVEKVQDTPTNKATATAKASDSSAPAKKKGKRRILRPRKAVITLSPKAIYHLKALLDEPEPKLIRVGAKNRGCSGLTYDLQYITEPGKFDEVVEQDGVKIVIDSKALFSVVGSEMDWVDDKLASKFVFKNPNSKGTCGCGESFMV; from the coding sequence ATGTCTATAAGAAGTATATATAATGGGCGTTTGCCCGTGCTCCTGAGGAGTGCGAGATATTTACACGGATCACGGGCAGTGCTGGGCCCTGCAGTGTCCAACGAGAGGCCTACCAACACTGTGGCtttcaagttttctttCAACAAGCCGCGGAAGGAGACGTCCCCGGTGAGTGCGAAGTGGTCCTCGCACAGGATGCCCAGCAAAGAAGTCCTGCAAGAACAAGCGCAAGTGATCAAGgccaaagaagaagagaagaaagtgGCTACGGAGAAGTTTATCAAGGAGAATATGATAGAATTGAAAGAACCAGAAGCTGTGGAGAAAGTACAGGACACACCAACAAACAAGGCCACTGCTACAGCCAAAGCATCCGATAGCTCAGCGCCGGCgaagaagaaaggaaaGAGGCGGATACTGAGACCTCGTAAGGCGGTTATCACACTTTCTCCCAAGGCTATATACCATTTGAAAGCACTGCTCGACGAACCAGAACCAAAGCTGATCCGTGTCGGTGCCAAGAACCGTGGTTGCTCAGGTCTGACTTATGACCTACAATACATCACTGAACCGGGAAAGTTCGATGAAGTTGTTGAACAAGACGGCGTCAAGATAGTCATCGACTCCAAGGCATTGTTCAGTGTCGTCGGCAGCGAAATGGATTGGGTAGACGACAAACTAGCATCTAAATTTGTATTCAAGAACCCCAACTCTAAGGGTACATGTGGATGTGGTGAGAGTTTTATGGTCTAA
- the TPO1 gene encoding polyamine transporter TPO1 (CAGL0G03927g~Putative drug:H+ antiporter, involved in efflux of clotrimazole; required for resistance to clotrimazole and other drugs; involved in virulence) → MVEEISPKYTNEQAEASSSSSSSVSGEPKDFSGSLENQEDLGELIERTNTMTSGAESKVETNRRMSRILTGTQDDPEKIAIDYSNCPPMGGDRPFPPALPEQSQFEVTFDGPNDPIHPFNWSMKTKTIICIVLCLNCICISMGSSIFASGVPQICKIYHVIPVVAILGVTLYVFGFAASPVIYAPLSEVYGRRGVLVISAFGFAVFQFAVATSKDLQSIMICRFFGGLIGAAPMAVVPAAFADMFDVRVRGKAICLFSLGVFVGPILSPVMGSYIAQRTTWRWLEYVTGCFASALFVAVALTFKETHHPTILVQKAKEMRKSTNNWGIHAAHEHVELSVSEIAKKTITRPIKMLFTEPLLLIITIYNSFVYGILYLMLEAYPIVFVEGYGFEANGELPYIALIIGMLVCTAFLWYFENDYLKRIQKAGKLVPEARLIPMVYAGVIFPIGILWFCWTGYYPHKIHWMCPTVAGSFIGFGLMGIFLPCLNYIIESYLPLAASAVAANTFMRSAFGAVFPLFAGYMFHGMGTGWAGLLLGLFAAALIPVPLFFLKYGERIRKNSKDAYYA, encoded by the coding sequence ATGGTGGAAGAGATATCGCCAAAGTATACCAATGAGCAAGCTGAAGCCAGCAGCTCCTCTTCCTCTAGTGTTTCTGGGGAACCAAAGGACTTCAGTGGTTCTCTAGAGAACCAAGAGGACCTTGGTGAGCTAATAGAGAGGACTAACACTATGACATCTGGTGCTGAATCTAAGGTCGAGACTAACAGACGTATGTCTCGTATCTTAACTGGTACTCAGGATGACCCAGAGAAGATCGCCATTGATTACTCAAATTGTCCACCAATGGGTGGTGACAGACCTTTCCCACCAGCATTACCAGAACAGTCACAGTTTGAAGTCACATTCGATGGTCCAAATGATCCAATCCATCCTTTCAATTGGAGTATGAAGACCAAAACTATTATTTGTATTGTCCTGTGTCTAAACTGTATCTGTATATCCATGGGTTCTTCCATCTTTGCATCCGGTGTTCCACAAATCTGTAAGATCTATCACGTTATCCCAGTGGTCGCCATCTTGGGTGTTACTCTATATGTCTTCGGTTTCGCTGCTTCCCCAGTTATCTACGCTCCATTGTCAGAAGTTTACGGTAGACGTGGTGTGCTAGTCATCTCTGCATTTGGTTTCGCTGTCTTCCAATTCGCTGTCGCAACTTCCAAGGACTTGCAATCAATCATGATCTGTAGATTCTTCGGTGGTTTGATCGGTGCTGCACCAATGGCTGTTGTCCCAGCTGCTTTTGCCGATATGTTCGATGTTAGAGTTAGAGGTAAAGCCATTTGTCTATTCTCCCTAGGTGTCTTCGTTGGTCCTATCTTGTCTCCTGTCATGGGTTCTTACATTGCTCAAAGAACTACGTGGAGATGGTTAGAATACGTCACTGGTTGTTTTGCATCCGCTTTGTTCGTTGCCGTTGCACTAACTTTCAAAGAGACTCATCACCCAACTATCTTGGTCCAAAAGGCTAAGGAGATGAGAAAGTCCACTAACAACTGGGGTATCCACGCAGCTCACGAGCACGTCGAGCTTTCTGTCTCTGAAATCGCCAAGAAAACCATCACTAGACCAATTAAGATGTTGTTTACTGAACCATTGCTGTTGATTATTACCATTTACAACTCCTTTGTTTACGGTATTCTTTATCTGATGTTGGAAGCTTACCCAATTGTCTTTGTCGAAGGTTACGGTTTTGAGGCAAACGGTGAATTGCCATACATTGCTCTAATTATTGGTATGTTGGTCTGTACTGCTTTCCTATGGTACTTCGAGAACGACTACTTGAAGAGAATTCAAAAAGCTGGTAAGTTGGTTCCAGAAGCTAGATTGATCCCAATGGTCTACGCAGGTGTCATTTTCCCAATCGGTATTCTATGGTTCTGCTGGACTGGTTACTACCCACACAAGATCCACTGGATGTGTCCTACCGTTGCTGGTTCCTTCATTGGTTTTGGTTTAATGGGTATTTTCTTGCCATGTTTGAACTACATCATTGAGTCATACTTGCCATTGGCTGCTTCTGCTGTTGCCGCTAACACTTTCATGAGATCAGCATTCGGTGCTGTTTTCCCACTATTTGCAGGTTACATGTTCCATGGTATGGGTACTGGCTGGGCCGGTCTGCTATTGGGTCTGTTTGCTGCAGCTTTGATTCCAGTGCCActgttcttcttgaagtaCGGTGAGAGAATCAGAAAGAACTCTAAGGATGCTTACTACGCTTAA
- a CDS encoding uncharacterized protein (CAGL0G03949g~Protein of unknown function), with amino-acid sequence MHVRNGPATELLSTRRCFSSVYRVVYVVCSICYTPDRELYGSVMQAEFLFCLRYVSLSEWFHWNSVRDGEVGAEEDNGPPRLSYLPMRKKSNGSVSTHKTYGIILRERELGVHPFTPDPPFTHPHQVTLQIHITIPLSLFYPRSCDSFILKIYGNGSTTCSCWNYRK; translated from the coding sequence ATGCACGTACGAAACGGACCCGCGACTGAATTGCTGTCCACTCGGAGATGTTTTTCATCCGTCTACAGAGTAGTCTACGTAGTTTGCTCGATATGTTATACTCCGGACCGAGAACTCTACGGATCCGTCATGCAAGctgaatttcttttttgtttacgATATGTTTCTTTGAGTGAGTGGTTCCACTGGAATAGCGTTCGGGATGGAGAAGTCGGGGCGGAGGAGGATAACGGACCCCCCAGGCTATCCTATCTGCCAATGAGAAAGAAGTCCAACGGATCCGTATCTACACATAAAACATACGGGATCATAttgagagagagagaattGGGAGTCCATCCGTTCACCCCAGATCCTCCGTTCACCCACCCCCACCAAGTTACACTACAAATCCACATTACCATTCCCCTCAGTCTTTTTTACCCTCGATCATGTGATTCGTTTATTCTCAAGATTTATGGAAATGGCTCGACAACATGTAGTTGCTGGAATTATAGAAAATAG
- the FRA1 gene encoding aminopeptidase P (CAGL0G03971g~Ortholog(s) have role in negative regulation of transcription from RNA polymerase II promoter in response to iron and cytosol, nucleus localization) → MLVSLKNSKDLIRTMVSGLAASGTVRRYNPPPAPMPHGGARMSRPCADCTCSPGLLSRQGRRVSLFMRQMENTRRRSQRNSVLMSAAGSPTTAVNSGNVSVYSSDSLCQSTREINTTERLLALRKEMAKEGICCYLVPSADEHQSEYVSAVDQRRAFISGFSGSAGIACVTRDLLNFNEKHPDGKSILSTDGRYFNQARQELDFNWTLLRQGEDPLTWQEWCIREAVEMSEGLGGKPAKIGVDPKLISFEEVKAFEKLIKEKTEDKNCDVSLVPVERNLVDTIWKKFEPIPEKPNNGLLLLGSEYHGEDFKTKKEKVLKDLNEKHLQPSSGSAKKNATFITVALDEICWFLNLRGSDIEYNPVFYAYLFVNDKETILFTDDTYNDEIKKYFEDNEIIVKPYNEVWGHLVSVAQAPVSSDSGKTAFLLPDVSSWQLVRSVAGSPYKIVHSPIDMLKSVKNDTEIANAHRAQVKDAVCLIQYFAWLENQLINKEALIDEYSAAERLIDIRKTQKNFMGNSFETISSTGANASVIHYAPPKEGSSMIDPSKIYLCDSGSQFLEGTTDITRTLHFSEPTEEEIKNYTLVLKGNLALERLVFPEKTNGMSIDVIARQYLWSFGLDYRHGTGHGIGSFLNVHEGPIGVGIKPHLANYPLQAGNIISNEPGFYKDGEYGIRIENDMLVKYADGLKFGDRKFLKFENITLVPYCRKLIDANMLTHEEKKQLNEYNQRIWDSLVQLIQPQSISYKWLKREVAPF, encoded by the coding sequence ATGCTAGTGTCGCTAAAGAATAGCAAGGATCTGATTAGAACGATGGTTAGTGGATTGGCTGCGTCTGGAACTGTGAGGAGGTATAACCCGCCACCGGCACCCATGCCGCACGGCGGTGCGAGGATGAGCAGGCCCTGTGCTGATTGCACTTGCTCGCCAGGGCTGTTGTCGCGTCAGGGCCGCCGTGTGTCCTTGTTTATGCGGCAGATGGAGAACACCAGGAGGCGCTCGCAGCGGAACTCGGTGCTGATGTCCGCGGCCGGGAGTCCCACGACGGCGGTTAACTCGGGGAATGTGTCCGTGTACTCTTCGGACTCTCTGTGCCAGAGCACGCGCGAGATAAACACCACGGAGAGGCTGCTGGCGCTGCGCAAGGAGATGGCCAAGGAAGGAATATGCTGCTACCTGGTGCCCAGCGCGGACGAACACCAGTCAGAGTACGTGTCCGCGGTGGACCAGAGACGTGCGTTCATATCGGGGTTCTCGGGGTCCGCGGGGATCGCGTGTGTCACGCGTGACCTGCTGAACTTCAACGAGAAACACCCAGACGGGAAGTCGATATTGAGCACAGACGGCCGGTACTTCAACCAGGCCAGGCAGGAGCTGGACTTCAACTGGACACTGCTGCGCCAAGGTGAGGATCCGCTCACTTGGCAGGAGTGGTGCATCAGAGAGGCAGTAGAGATGTCCGAGGGTCTCGGCGGGAAGCCTGCCAAGATTGGTGTGGATCCAAAACTGATCTCCTTCGAAGAAGTGAAAGCTTTCGAAAAACTGATAAAGGAGAAAACAGAGGATAAAAACTGCGACGTCTCTCTGGTCCCAGTAGAGCGGAACTTGGTGGATACCATATGGAAAAAATTCGAACCTATCCCAGAAAAACCAAACAACGGCCTATTGCTATTGGGCTCAGAGTACCACGGCGAAGATTTCAAAAcgaagaaggaaaaagtACTAAAGGACTTGAACGAAAAGCACCTGCAACCATCATCAGGCTCTGCAAAGAAGAATGCAACTTTCATAACAGTAGCACTAGATGAAATTTGCTGGTTCCTGAACTTGCGTGGTTCCGATATCGAGTACAACCCCGTCTTTTATGCTTATTTATTCGTTAACGACAAAGAGACTATCCTTTTCACTGATGACACTTATAATGATGAGATTAAGAAATActttgaagataatgaGATCATAGTTAAGCCGTACAACGAGGTATGGGGTCACTTGGTATCTGTAGCGCAAGCTCCTGTTAGCAGTGACTCCGGAAAGACCGCCTTCTTATTGCCAGATGTCTCCTCGTGGCAACTTGTCCGTTCTGTGGCGGGCTCTCCATATAAGATAGTACACTCACCAATAGATATGCTGAAATCGGTCAAAAATGATACTGAGATCGCAAACGCACACAGAGCTCAAGTGAAGGATGCCGTGTGTTTAATTCAATACTTTGCATGGCTAGAAAACCAACTGATAAACAAGGAAGCATTAATCGATGAATATAGCGCAGCAGAAAGACTTATAGACATAAGGAAAACACAGAAGAACTTCATGGGTAATTCATTTGAGACTATATCGTCTACAGGTGCAAATGCGTCGGTCATTCACTATGCACCACCAAAGGAAGGTTCCTCAATGATTGATCCATCTAAGATATACCTGTGCGACTCCGGTTCTCAGTTCCTAGAAGGTACAACTGACATTACAAGAACTTTGCATTTCAGTGAGCCAACAGAAGAGGAGATCAAGAACTATACTTTAGTGTTGAAGGGTAACTTAGCATTAGAGAGACTTGTGTTCCCGGAGAAGACTAACGGTATGAGCATAGACGTTATTGCTAGACAGTATTTGTGGTCGTTTGGTCTCGATTACAGGCATGGTACTGGTCACGGTATCGGTTCATTCTTGAACGTACACGAAGGCCCAATAGGTGTTGGTATTAAACCACACCTGGCTAATTATCCACTGCAAGCGGGCAACATCATAAGTAATGAGCCTGGTTTCTACAAAGATGGTGAGTATGGTATCAGAATTGAAAACGACATGCTGGTCAAATACGCAGACGGTTTAAAATTCGGTGACCGTAAGTTCCTAAAATTCGAGAACATCACATTAGTGCCATATTGTCGTAAGTTGATTGATGCGAATATGTTAACTCACgaagagaagaaacaaTTGAACGAGTACAACCAAAGGATATGGGACTCGTTGGTCCAACTCATCCAACCGCAAAGCATTTCATACAAGTGGTTAAAGAGGGAAGTTGCACCATTCTAA
- a CDS encoding uncharacterized protein (CAGL0G03993g~Protein of unknown function), protein MPLLVYKILFSTELCYAPRCDWEYLSQPCHTRKPTFSVLWDSRAILGEETKRVAVTGSASIFSIFSIIFQLIVRGDYLLVSTYVHGHMKYYVHGYMCISLFTQTHDRHVQQYNRVQF, encoded by the coding sequence ATGCCCCTTTTAGTCTATAAGATACTCTTTAGTACAGAACTTTGCTACGCGCCCAGATGTGATTGGGAGTACCTTTCCCAGCCCTGTCACACCAGAAAACCGACTTTTTCGGTGTTGTGGGATTCAAGGGCAATTTTGGGCGAGGAGACCAAAAGAGTAGCCGTAACCGGATCCgcttcaatattttcaatattttcaataatctTCCAACTCATCGTTCGAGGGGATTATCTTTTGGTCTCTACATACGTACATGGTCATATGAAATATTACGTGCATGGGTATATGTGTATATCACTTTTTACTCAAACACATGATCGCCACGTGCAGCAGTATAACCGGGTGCAATTTTGA